Proteins found in one Plodia interpunctella isolate USDA-ARS_2022_Savannah chromosome 24, ilPloInte3.2, whole genome shotgun sequence genomic segment:
- the LOC128680575 gene encoding uncharacterized protein LOC128680575 isoform X2, with product MTAIVFLFALILGHAAAVIELSCSDNATCIDNLAREVVKNLKQQKSVKVFDSLTIEPLGRRQARSNEGPLTKFLKNHAFSYDWGDFTFRVSKPEDRSDVLDLELFEVRSAKDVSDINSKKSTSKNVEEKEIEKTPKGINRRKRRVKKKVLQAVLPMLFGMKSTAVVLFLLAVVTVLTLKAFVASKLALAVTVGMAVKKLYESYASGHPETSNVLWNLARYFRFLFGIPEIPPLSSPSMAIPMYTMYGPEMYPPMPNMAMLPAET from the exons ATGACTGCAATAGTTTTCTTGTTCGCTCTAATTCTGGGACATGCTGCTGCTGTGATAGAATTAAGCTGTAGTGATAACGCTACGTGTATCGACAATTTGGCTAGAGAAGTAGTTAAGAATTTGAAGCAACAGAAGTCGGTGAAAGTATTCGATAGCCTCACAATAGAACCTTTGGGGAGGAGGCAAGCGAGGTCGAACGAAGGACCGTTGACAAAGTTTCTGAAGAATCACGCCTTCAGTTACGATTGGGGTGATTTTACATTCAGAGTGTCGAAACCTGAAGACAGAAGTGATGTTTTAGATTTGGAGCTCTTCGAAGTTAGATCAGCTAAAG ATGTTTCGGATATCAATTCGAAGAAATCAACGAGCAAAAAtgtagaagaaaaagaaatcgAAAAAACGCCCAAAGGTATCAACA GAAGAAAGCGAAGAGTGAAAAAGAAGGTGCTCCAAGCGGTACTCCCGATGCTCTTCGGTATGAAGTCAACAGCAGTGGTCCTGTTCCTACTGGCAGTGGTCACCGTGCTCACCCTTAAAGCATTTGTTGCGAGCAAACTCGCTTTAGCCGTCACTGTGGGTATGGCTGTGAAGAAGTTATATGAATCTTACGCCAGCGG GCATCCGGAAACGTCCAATGTTCTATGGAACCTCGCGCGCTACTTCAGGTTCCTCTTTGGCATACCAGAAATACCGCCACTGAGCTCCCCATCCATGGCCATACCCATGTACACCATGTATGGCCCAGAGATGTATCCACCCATGCCTAACATGGCCATGCTCCCGGCCGAAACATAA
- the LOC128680575 gene encoding uncharacterized protein LOC128680575 isoform X1: MTAIVFLFALILGHAAAVIELSCSDNATCIDNLAREVVKNLKQQKSVKVFDSLTIEPLGRRQARSNEGPLTKFLKNHAFSYDWGDFTFRVSKPEDRSDVLDLELFEVRSAKDVSDINSKKSTSKNVEEKEIEKTPKGINRRKRRVKKKVLQAVLPMLFGMKSTAVVLFLLAVVTVLTLKAFVASKLALAVTVGMAVKKLYESYASGVGLTNPYLYSQYPIDFPSAASNAYSVSGVNPQFGSPEMFSPTALGTHPHHELLQQGDASAQSSQQAPALLLNTTRAAERWDGIRKRPMFYGTSRATSGSSLAYQKYRH; encoded by the exons ATGACTGCAATAGTTTTCTTGTTCGCTCTAATTCTGGGACATGCTGCTGCTGTGATAGAATTAAGCTGTAGTGATAACGCTACGTGTATCGACAATTTGGCTAGAGAAGTAGTTAAGAATTTGAAGCAACAGAAGTCGGTGAAAGTATTCGATAGCCTCACAATAGAACCTTTGGGGAGGAGGCAAGCGAGGTCGAACGAAGGACCGTTGACAAAGTTTCTGAAGAATCACGCCTTCAGTTACGATTGGGGTGATTTTACATTCAGAGTGTCGAAACCTGAAGACAGAAGTGATGTTTTAGATTTGGAGCTCTTCGAAGTTAGATCAGCTAAAG ATGTTTCGGATATCAATTCGAAGAAATCAACGAGCAAAAAtgtagaagaaaaagaaatcgAAAAAACGCCCAAAGGTATCAACA GAAGAAAGCGAAGAGTGAAAAAGAAGGTGCTCCAAGCGGTACTCCCGATGCTCTTCGGTATGAAGTCAACAGCAGTGGTCCTGTTCCTACTGGCAGTGGTCACCGTGCTCACCCTTAAAGCATTTGTTGCGAGCAAACTCGCTTTAGCCGTCACTGTGGGTATGGCTGTGAAGAAGTTATATGAATCTTACGCCAGCGG CGTCGGCTTAACAAACCCCTACCTCTATTCCCAATACCCGATCGATTTTCCAAGTGCCGCCTCTAACGCTTACTCTGTAAGTGGAGTCAATCCCCAATTCGGGTCTCCAGAGATGTTCAGTCCAACTGCTCTGGGTACGCACCCACACCACGAACTGCTTCAGCAAGGAGACGCTAGTGCCCAGTCCTCTCAACAAGCACCAGCTCTTCTACTTAACACGACACGAGCGGCAGAAAGATGGGATG GCATCCGGAAACGTCCAATGTTCTATGGAACCTCGCGCGCTACTTCAGGTTCCTCTTTGGCATACCAGAAATACCGCCACTGA